One window of the Lysobacter sp. S4-A87 genome contains the following:
- the modB gene encoding molybdate ABC transporter permease subunit encodes MWLSPEEWDALRLSAKVALWSTAACLPFGIALGWLLERRRFPGKFWIDMLVQLPMVLPPVVPGYLLLLLLGTNGPLGGWLQATFGIVIAFTWKGAVIASAVMAFPLMVQPIRLAFRLIDPRLENAAITLGARPWSVFFSVTLPLSVPGIIAGSFLCFSRSLGEFGATMAFVGNIPGETRTLPLAIYSLTHVPDGEAAAMRLSLLSIALAVAALLLSRWVSHRAERKLGFQDHRHQHAEL; translated from the coding sequence ATGTGGCTGTCGCCAGAAGAGTGGGATGCATTGCGCCTGTCGGCGAAGGTGGCGCTGTGGTCGACCGCGGCCTGCCTGCCGTTCGGCATCGCCCTGGGCTGGCTGCTCGAGCGCCGGCGATTCCCCGGCAAGTTCTGGATCGACATGCTGGTGCAGCTGCCGATGGTGTTGCCGCCGGTCGTGCCGGGGTACCTGCTGTTGCTGTTGCTGGGCACCAACGGCCCGCTGGGCGGCTGGCTGCAGGCGACCTTCGGGATAGTGATTGCGTTCACCTGGAAGGGCGCGGTGATCGCCTCGGCGGTGATGGCGTTCCCGTTGATGGTGCAGCCGATCCGGCTGGCGTTCCGCCTGATCGATCCGCGCCTGGAGAATGCAGCGATCACCCTGGGCGCGCGGCCGTGGAGCGTGTTCTTCAGCGTGACGCTGCCGCTGTCGGTGCCGGGGATCATTGCCGGCAGCTTCCTGTGTTTCTCGCGCAGCCTGGGCGAGTTCGGCGCGACGATGGCGTTCGTCGGCAACATCCCCGGTGAGACGCGTACCCTGCCGCTGGCGATCTACAGCCTGACCCACGTGCCCGACGGGGAAGCAGCGGCGATGCGGCTGTCGTTGCTGTCGATCGCATTGGCGGTGGCGGCGCTGCTGCTCAGCCGCTGGGTCAGCCACCGCGCGGAACGCAAGCTCGGGTTCCAGGACCACAGGCACCAGCATGCTGAGCTTTGA
- a CDS encoding DUF202 domain-containing protein gives MPQVPAPPQLPADIASEIDGKPDVASSSTRLSIYRTRLSVYRTQVSNLRSHLANERTHLSYLRTTVSLVGFGITLNRFSMYLVQQKELAEHHSRHFLRDAGNAGLGMVVLGLLLLMWSIYRYWAVGRDIERGEYVSHQRGTIAASIGLLLLGGLTAMWLFVR, from the coding sequence ATGCCCCAGGTTCCCGCACCACCGCAACTTCCCGCCGACATCGCCTCCGAGATCGATGGCAAGCCGGACGTCGCCAGCTCCTCAACGCGGCTGTCGATCTATCGCACTCGCCTGTCGGTGTATCGCACGCAGGTATCGAACCTGCGCTCGCACCTGGCCAATGAACGCACCCATCTGAGCTACCTGCGCACGACCGTGTCGCTGGTCGGCTTCGGCATCACCCTCAATCGCTTCAGCATGTACCTGGTGCAGCAGAAGGAACTCGCCGAGCATCACTCCCGGCACTTCCTTCGCGATGCCGGCAACGCCGGCCTGGGCATGGTCGTGCTCGGATTGCTGCTGCTGATGTGGTCGATCTACCGGTACTGGGCCGTTGGCAGGGACATCGAGCGCGGCGAGTACGTCTCCCACCAGCGGGGAACAATCGCTGCCAGCATCGGCCTGCTCCTGCTCGGCGGCCTGACCGCCATGTGGCTTTTCGTGCGATGA
- a CDS encoding arylsulfatase, whose translation MGTAKKSDKPNILVIFGDDIGMWNVGVYSHGMMGTTPSIDSIGRDGIVFTDHYGQPSCTAGRAAFIMGQLPIRTGMTTIGIPGSTRGIQAEDPTLAEVLKSVGYATAQFGKNHLGDRNEFLPTMHGFDEWFGNLYHLNAEEEPEELDYPGQKNPEYKKKFGPRGVLHTWVSDKDDATEDPKFGRVGKQKIEDTGPLTRKRMETFDGEVVEKTLDWLDRVGKGDKPFFCWFNTTAIHIHSHCTKKYIQKAVDEGRAEEDLVRAKMIEHDEQVGQLLAKLKELGVEDNTIVIYSTDNGNELMLWPDGGYAPFRGEKGTTWEGGVRVPCLMRWPAKVKPHTISNGIQNHEDLFATLAAAAGLPDLKDKLIAGYTMNGTRYKVHLDGYNNLDHWTGKSAKSARREIFYYDETDLMAVRVDGWKMHIGVKREGSWWDAKYYPSVPYVFNLLMDPMEKMDPQSHEWGYIGRKFFASKLWAPTAAGPFIAAHLKTLMDFPPSQGADTLSMKKALEEAQRKMEQPHASSN comes from the coding sequence ATGGGAACTGCAAAGAAGAGCGACAAGCCGAACATCCTTGTCATTTTTGGTGACGACATCGGCATGTGGAACGTCGGTGTCTATTCGCACGGCATGATGGGCACCACGCCGAGCATCGACAGCATCGGCCGCGACGGCATCGTCTTCACCGATCACTACGGCCAGCCCAGCTGCACCGCCGGGCGCGCTGCATTCATCATGGGCCAGCTGCCGATCCGCACCGGCATGACCACCATCGGCATCCCCGGCTCCACCCGCGGTATCCAGGCCGAGGACCCGACCCTGGCCGAAGTGCTCAAGTCGGTCGGCTACGCCACTGCCCAGTTCGGCAAGAACCACCTTGGCGACCGCAATGAATTCCTGCCGACCATGCACGGCTTCGATGAGTGGTTCGGCAACCTGTACCACCTCAACGCCGAGGAAGAGCCTGAAGAGCTCGACTATCCCGGCCAGAAGAATCCCGAATACAAGAAGAAGTTCGGACCGCGCGGCGTCCTCCACACCTGGGTCAGCGACAAGGACGATGCCACGGAGGACCCGAAGTTCGGCCGCGTCGGCAAGCAGAAGATCGAGGACACCGGGCCGCTGACCCGCAAGCGCATGGAAACTTTCGACGGCGAAGTGGTCGAGAAGACCCTGGACTGGCTCGATCGCGTCGGCAAGGGCGACAAGCCGTTCTTCTGCTGGTTCAACACCACCGCCATCCACATCCATTCGCACTGCACGAAGAAGTACATACAGAAGGCGGTGGACGAAGGCCGGGCCGAGGAAGACCTGGTCCGCGCCAAGATGATCGAGCACGACGAGCAGGTCGGCCAGCTGCTGGCCAAGCTCAAGGAGCTCGGTGTCGAAGACAACACCATCGTCATCTACTCCACCGACAACGGCAACGAACTGATGCTGTGGCCCGATGGCGGCTATGCGCCGTTCCGCGGCGAAAAGGGCACGACCTGGGAAGGCGGCGTGCGCGTCCCGTGCCTGATGCGCTGGCCAGCCAAGGTCAAGCCGCACACGATCTCCAACGGCATCCAGAACCACGAGGATCTGTTCGCCACGCTGGCGGCCGCGGCAGGACTGCCCGACCTCAAGGACAAGCTGATCGCCGGTTACACGATGAACGGCACCAGGTACAAGGTGCACCTGGACGGCTACAACAACCTCGACCACTGGACCGGCAAGTCGGCCAAGTCGGCGCGGCGCGAGATCTTCTACTACGACGAGACCGACCTGATGGCGGTCCGCGTCGATGGCTGGAAGATGCACATCGGCGTCAAGCGCGAAGGCAGCTGGTGGGATGCCAAGTACTACCCGAGCGTGCCCTACGTGTTCAACCTGCTGATGGATCCGATGGAGAAGATGGATCCGCAGTCGCACGAGTGGGGCTACATCGGCCGCAAGTTCTTCGCTTCCAAGCTGTGGGCCCCGACGGCGGCCGGCCCGTTCATCGCCGCGCACCTGAAGACCCTGATGGACTTCCCGCCTTCACAGGGTGCGGACACGCTGAGCATGAAGAAGGCGCTGGAAGAAGCGCAGCGCAAGATGGAGCAGCCGCACGCCAGCAGCAACTGA
- a CDS encoding ATP-binding cassette domain-containing protein, with the protein MLSFDLDFARGDFTMSARAEVGAGVTGVFGPSGSGKSTLLALIAGLLRPGRGIIRADGDVLVDTASDRFVPPWERHFGLVFQDGQLFPHLTVRRNLLYGHDRIAPQMRRHDLHSVAELLEIVPLLDRRPALLSGGERQRVALGRALLYSPRLLLLDEPLSSLDDRLKQQILPFLRRIKVETRVPMLYVTHSRNEIDYLADAVITMDRGRLGVAT; encoded by the coding sequence ATGCTGAGCTTTGACCTCGACTTCGCCCGTGGCGATTTCACGATGTCGGCCCGTGCCGAAGTCGGCGCCGGAGTGACCGGCGTGTTCGGTCCGTCCGGTTCCGGAAAGAGCACGCTGCTGGCCTTGATCGCCGGATTGCTGCGTCCCGGTCGCGGCATCATCCGCGCCGACGGCGACGTGCTGGTCGATACCGCCAGCGATCGCTTCGTCCCGCCGTGGGAGCGGCATTTCGGCCTGGTGTTCCAGGACGGCCAGCTGTTCCCGCACCTGACCGTGCGCCGCAACCTGCTGTACGGCCACGACCGCATCGCGCCGCAGATGCGCCGGCACGACCTGCATTCGGTGGCCGAACTGCTGGAGATCGTGCCGCTGCTCGACCGTCGCCCTGCCCTGCTGTCCGGTGGCGAACGCCAGCGCGTCGCCCTCGGTCGTGCGCTGCTCTACTCGCCGCGCCTGCTGCTGCTCGACGAACCGCTGTCGTCGCTGGACGATCGCCTGAAGCAGCAGATCCTGCCGTTCCTGCGACGCATCAAGGTAGAGACGCGCGTGCCGATGCTGTATGTCACACACTCGCGCAACGAGATCGACTACCTCGCCGACGCAGTAATCACGATGGATCGCGGGCGACTTGGCGTGGCGACCTAG
- a CDS encoding M2 family metallopeptidase, with amino-acid sequence MKPVRALLALGITAAVIGLAGCKKEPTPATTTTGGTAATAPAGETADQFIARVNDEYRKLFPEMTAAQWLSSTYINDDSQLLAAKANERYLAQLNSWIEQSARFEGQQMSPDTARAIQLLKLGTAMPPPKDPAKLEELTKIASKLEGMYGAGTYCTGDGDAKKCRQLGELEDVLRSSRDYDAQLDAWQGWHTIAQPMRKDYTRFVELVNDGAHDLGFADTGEMWRSGYDMSPAEMSAETDRLWGQVKPLYEQLHCYTRTRLEARYGDDKGHVAGNMLPAHLMGNMWQQDWGNLWDILAPYQNAGSLDITGALESQYQAAYDAQLVKHAGQRTPADLAQIEQDAKLASAKLMTERAQDFYTSLGMQKLPASYWDKTQFIKPRDRDVVCHASAWDMNMAGDVRTKMCIKPNEEDFTTIYHELGHIYYDLAYNKQPPLFQQGAHDGFHEAIGDTIVLSMTPKYLQSIGLVGDQQQSNEALINSQMRMALAKVSFLPFGLMIDRWRWGVFDGSIKPGEYNKAWWDLKAKYQGVAPATARGEDYFDAGAKYHVPGNTPYTRYFLSHVLQFQFYKALCDSAGYKGPLYECSFYGNKEAGARYQAMLSKGASQPWQKTMKELTGGEKMDASAVLEYFAPLQSWLKQQNEGKTCGWQASGTAAAAPAAKPEPAKKG; translated from the coding sequence ATGAAACCTGTACGCGCCCTGCTCGCGCTCGGCATTACCGCCGCCGTGATCGGACTGGCCGGTTGCAAGAAGGAACCGACCCCGGCCACGACGACCACGGGCGGAACCGCCGCCACCGCGCCCGCAGGCGAAACCGCCGACCAGTTCATCGCCCGCGTCAACGACGAATACCGCAAGCTGTTCCCGGAGATGACGGCCGCCCAGTGGCTGTCGTCGACCTACATCAATGACGACAGCCAGCTGCTGGCCGCCAAGGCCAACGAGCGCTACCTCGCCCAGCTCAACAGCTGGATCGAGCAGTCGGCGCGCTTCGAAGGCCAGCAGATGTCGCCTGACACCGCGCGCGCCATCCAGCTGCTCAAGCTCGGCACGGCGATGCCGCCGCCGAAGGATCCGGCCAAGCTCGAAGAGCTGACAAAGATCGCTTCGAAGCTCGAAGGCATGTACGGCGCCGGCACCTACTGCACCGGCGACGGCGACGCCAAGAAGTGCCGCCAGCTGGGCGAACTCGAAGACGTGCTGCGCAGCAGCCGCGACTACGACGCCCAGCTCGATGCCTGGCAGGGCTGGCACACCATCGCCCAGCCGATGCGCAAGGACTACACGCGCTTCGTCGAGCTGGTCAACGACGGCGCCCATGACCTGGGCTTCGCCGACACCGGCGAGATGTGGCGTTCGGGCTACGACATGAGCCCGGCCGAAATGTCGGCCGAAACCGATCGTCTCTGGGGCCAGGTCAAGCCGCTGTACGAGCAGCTGCACTGCTACACCCGCACCCGCCTGGAAGCCAGGTACGGCGACGACAAGGGCCACGTCGCCGGCAACATGCTGCCGGCGCACCTGATGGGCAACATGTGGCAGCAGGACTGGGGCAACCTCTGGGACATCCTCGCCCCGTACCAGAACGCCGGCAGCCTCGACATCACCGGCGCACTGGAATCGCAGTACCAGGCCGCGTATGACGCGCAGCTGGTCAAGCACGCGGGCCAGCGCACGCCGGCCGACCTGGCCCAGATCGAGCAGGACGCAAAGCTCGCTTCGGCCAAGCTGATGACCGAACGCGCGCAGGACTTCTACACCTCGCTTGGCATGCAGAAGCTGCCGGCCAGTTACTGGGACAAGACGCAGTTCATCAAGCCGCGCGACCGCGACGTGGTCTGCCACGCCAGCGCGTGGGACATGAACATGGCCGGCGACGTGCGCACCAAGATGTGCATCAAGCCGAACGAGGAAGACTTCACCACCATCTACCACGAGCTCGGCCACATCTATTACGACCTGGCCTACAACAAGCAGCCGCCGCTGTTCCAGCAGGGCGCGCACGACGGTTTCCATGAAGCCATCGGCGACACCATCGTGCTGTCGATGACGCCCAAGTACCTGCAGTCGATCGGCCTGGTCGGCGACCAGCAGCAGAGCAACGAGGCGTTGATCAACTCGCAGATGCGCATGGCCCTAGCCAAGGTCTCCTTCCTGCCGTTCGGCCTGATGATCGACCGCTGGCGCTGGGGTGTGTTCGACGGTTCGATCAAGCCGGGCGAGTACAACAAGGCGTGGTGGGACCTGAAGGCCAAGTACCAGGGCGTGGCGCCGGCCACGGCGCGCGGCGAGGACTACTTCGACGCCGGTGCCAAGTACCACGTGCCGGGCAACACCCCGTACACGCGCTACTTCCTCTCGCACGTGCTGCAATTCCAGTTCTACAAGGCGCTGTGCGATTCGGCCGGCTACAAGGGCCCGCTGTACGAGTGCAGCTTCTATGGCAACAAGGAAGCCGGCGCGCGCTACCAGGCGATGCTGAGCAAGGGCGCCAGCCAGCCGTGGCAGAAGACCATGAAGGAACTGACCGGCGGCGAGAAGATGGACGCCTCGGCAGTGCTGGAGTACTTCGCCCCGCTGCAGAGCTGGCTCAAGCAGCAGAACGAAGGCAAGACCTGCGGCTGGCAGGCCAGCGGCACGGCCGCGGCTGCACCGGCGGCGAAGCCGGAGCCTGCGAAGAAGGGCTGA
- a CDS encoding TOBE domain-containing protein, with protein sequence MTDPSFRINSALTVEARRGPFGGRRWMALLTALGDAESITAAAREVGLSYKAAWDAIDAMNNLSEQPLVERAVGGKGGGGTRLTDHGRRLVDAYRAVEEENQRFIERINARMSGAAAELETIGRLAMLTSARNHFAGKVVRIATGAVNDEVELELSGGARIVAIITHESLQHMALAVGDSAVALVKASSVIVATGADAGVKLSARNRLQGKVARVQPGAVNAEVVIDLGGGNSVAAIITNTSAQVLQLAEGVEAAAIFKASSVILAVGA encoded by the coding sequence ATGACCGACCCGTCGTTCCGCATCAACAGCGCACTGACCGTGGAAGCCAGGCGCGGCCCGTTCGGTGGCCGGCGCTGGATGGCATTGCTCACCGCGCTCGGTGACGCCGAGTCGATCACTGCCGCGGCCAGGGAGGTTGGCCTGAGCTACAAGGCCGCATGGGACGCGATCGATGCCATGAACAATCTGTCCGAGCAACCGCTGGTGGAACGGGCGGTCGGTGGCAAGGGCGGCGGCGGTACGCGCCTGACCGATCACGGTCGTCGGCTTGTGGACGCCTACCGCGCAGTCGAGGAAGAGAACCAGCGTTTCATCGAGCGCATCAACGCACGCATGTCCGGCGCAGCGGCGGAACTGGAAACCATCGGGAGACTGGCCATGCTCACCAGCGCGCGCAATCACTTCGCCGGCAAGGTTGTCCGCATCGCCACTGGCGCGGTCAACGATGAAGTCGAACTCGAGCTGTCGGGTGGCGCGCGCATTGTCGCGATCATCACCCACGAGAGCCTTCAGCACATGGCGCTGGCGGTGGGCGACAGCGCGGTGGCGCTGGTCAAGGCGTCGAGCGTGATCGTCGCTACCGGCGCCGATGCCGGGGTCAAACTGTCGGCGCGCAACCGCCTGCAGGGCAAGGTAGCTCGCGTGCAGCCGGGGGCGGTCAATGCGGAAGTGGTGATCGACCTTGGCGGGGGCAATTCGGTTGCGGCGATCATCACCAACACCTCGGCGCAGGTGCTGCAGCTGGCCGAAGGCGTCGAGGCCGCGGCGATCTTCAAGGCCTCCAGCGTGATCCTCGCTGTCGGGGCCTAG
- the modA gene encoding molybdate ABC transporter substrate-binding protein, translated as MPAQPLPALPPLPLRRFARRLALVALLALAGPAAAEEPVRVFAAASLTNALNDIGAAWEKAGHPKPSLAYAASSALAKQIEAGAPADVFASADLTWMDYLDQRGRIAAGTRINLLGNDLVLIAPKGQNVPVEMKRGFDFAGAFKGKLCTGEPGVVPVGIYARQSLEALGWWTPLKGRIVGTDDVRTALAFVERGECPLGIVYATDAKISSRVDVLKAFPADTHKPIVYPFAVVKGARPEAQAFVRFVQTSAAAADIFARYGFTRLKP; from the coding sequence ATGCCCGCCCAGCCCCTGCCTGCCCTGCCCCCGCTTCCCCTACGCCGGTTCGCCCGCCGCCTTGCCCTGGTCGCGCTGCTGGCCCTGGCCGGCCCGGCCGCCGCCGAGGAACCGGTTCGGGTCTTCGCCGCGGCCAGCCTGACCAACGCCCTCAACGACATCGGCGCGGCCTGGGAAAAGGCCGGCCACCCCAAGCCGAGCCTGGCCTATGCCGCTTCCTCGGCGCTGGCCAAGCAGATCGAAGCCGGCGCGCCGGCCGACGTCTTCGCCTCGGCCGACCTGACCTGGATGGATTACCTCGACCAGCGCGGCCGGATCGCCGCCGGCACGCGCATCAACCTGCTCGGCAACGACCTGGTGCTGATCGCGCCCAAGGGCCAGAACGTCCCGGTCGAGATGAAGCGCGGCTTCGACTTCGCCGGCGCCTTCAAGGGCAAGCTGTGCACCGGCGAGCCGGGCGTGGTGCCGGTCGGCATCTATGCCAGGCAGAGCCTGGAGGCACTGGGCTGGTGGACGCCACTGAAGGGCCGCATCGTCGGCACCGACGACGTGCGCACGGCGCTGGCATTCGTGGAGCGCGGCGAGTGCCCGCTCGGCATCGTCTACGCCACCGACGCGAAGATCAGCAGCAGGGTCGACGTGCTCAAGGCCTTCCCGGCCGACACCCACAAGCCGATCGTGTACCCGTTCGCGGTGGTCAAGGGCGCGCGCCCGGAAGCGCAGGCGTTCGTGCGTTTCGTGCAGACCTCCGCCGCCGCGGCGGATATCTTTGCCCGCTACGGGTTCACCCGCCTCAAACCCTGA
- a CDS encoding MarC family protein — MLQQVTPDNVYILTTGNVMLLFFIMLGPVKILAPFHRATSTMKPKAVRRMAIKVALISAGTLLVAGLIGSAMMQKWRITIPVMELTGGIVFLLVALKQVLEQYGDPAPPAGSEPRLMHLVFPIVVTPYGIAALIALMALSSDASRSTTLLGGVMAIMAVNLLAMMFVRQVMRGVGPLLLQIFGAVLAVQQVALALQLVVVALKGMGVG, encoded by the coding sequence ATGCTCCAGCAGGTGACCCCGGATAACGTCTACATCCTGACGACGGGCAACGTGATGCTGCTGTTCTTCATCATGCTGGGGCCAGTGAAGATCCTGGCGCCGTTCCATCGTGCGACCTCGACGATGAAGCCAAAGGCGGTCCGGAGGATGGCGATCAAGGTCGCCCTGATCAGCGCGGGCACGCTGCTGGTCGCCGGGCTGATTGGCAGCGCCATGATGCAGAAGTGGCGCATCACCATTCCGGTGATGGAGCTGACCGGCGGAATCGTCTTCCTGCTGGTCGCTCTGAAGCAGGTGCTGGAGCAGTACGGCGACCCCGCACCGCCGGCGGGCTCCGAGCCGCGACTGATGCACCTGGTCTTTCCGATCGTCGTCACGCCTTACGGCATCGCCGCGCTGATCGCGTTGATGGCGCTCAGCAGCGACGCCTCGCGTTCGACGACGCTGCTCGGCGGGGTGATGGCGATCATGGCGGTGAACCTGCTGGCGATGATGTTCGTACGCCAGGTCATGCGTGGCGTCGGACCGCTGCTGCTGCAGATTTTCGGGGCGGTGCTGGCCGTGCAGCAGGTGGCACTGGCACTGCAACTGGTCGTGGTGGCGTTGAAGGGAATGGGGGTTGGGTAG
- a CDS encoding S1 family peptidase, with translation MIGVANYRLRYRPLRASVAISSAELGTFGTLGCLATSNGQDRWGITAGHVVTRTNARRMDMFQPDLRVVGALVSEPLTDMKVVAGLDVVAFRIARTIATTPAILELGAWQGVAEPVSGMVVMKSGFATGVTRARIGQVDADVFQVLPEAGMPPGYAAFAAGDSGAAWMSEDAMLVGIHVSQGQQGAAGRALRLKAALSRLGLRLVV, from the coding sequence ATGATTGGCGTTGCCAACTACCGCCTGCGCTATCGGCCACTGCGTGCCAGCGTGGCGATCTCCTCGGCGGAGCTGGGGACGTTCGGCACGCTGGGATGCCTGGCCACCAGCAACGGCCAGGATCGCTGGGGCATTACCGCCGGGCACGTGGTCACGCGCACGAACGCACGGCGCATGGACATGTTCCAGCCGGATCTGCGCGTGGTTGGGGCGCTGGTGTCGGAACCGTTGACGGACATGAAGGTGGTCGCCGGCCTGGACGTGGTCGCGTTCCGCATCGCGCGCACCATCGCCACGACGCCGGCCATCCTGGAACTCGGGGCCTGGCAGGGCGTTGCCGAACCCGTGAGCGGAATGGTGGTGATGAAGTCCGGATTCGCGACCGGGGTGACGCGTGCGCGCATCGGCCAGGTCGATGCCGACGTGTTCCAGGTGTTGCCCGAAGCGGGCATGCCGCCAGGGTATGCCGCCTTTGCCGCAGGCGACTCAGGCGCTGCATGGATGAGCGAGGATGCAATGCTGGTCGGTATCCATGTATCGCAGGGCCAGCAGGGTGCGGCAGGGCGCGCGTTGCGCCTGAAGGCGGCGCTGTCGCGGCTGGGGTTGCGGCTGGTGGTGTAG
- a CDS encoding tautomerase family protein produces MPLVRVDLMEGKDDAWLQGIGDVIHEAIEGILKAPKDDRFQIFTHHPRGALSIDRTYLGIERSDDCIIIQVTLNQGRSLEQKQDFYRAVADGLHTRLGMRTQDVFISLVEVAKENWSFGDGIAQYA; encoded by the coding sequence ATGCCCCTCGTACGCGTAGATCTGATGGAAGGCAAGGACGATGCCTGGTTGCAAGGCATCGGTGATGTGATCCACGAAGCCATCGAGGGCATCCTCAAGGCACCCAAGGACGACCGCTTCCAGATCTTCACGCATCATCCGCGCGGCGCGCTTTCGATCGACCGCACGTATCTTGGCATCGAGCGCAGCGACGACTGCATCATCATCCAGGTCACGCTCAACCAGGGTCGCAGCCTGGAACAGAAGCAGGATTTCTATCGCGCGGTCGCCGACGGTCTGCACACGCGACTTGGCATGCGCACACAGGACGTCTTCATCAGCCTTGTCGAGGTCGCCAAGGAGAACTGGTCGTTTGGCGACGGCATCGCCCAGTACGCCTAG